One window from the genome of Hyphomonas neptunium ATCC 15444 encodes:
- a CDS encoding zinc-dependent alcohol dehydrogenase family protein — translation MKVAAVKKPGGLQNLVIETRDDPKPNAGEVLVRVRASSLNYHDFVVVLGGIPTPDGRIPMSDGAGEVVAVGEGVTKWKVGDKVISLFFPSWQSGQIEAAGFASVPGDGADGFGAEFVAAPETSFTRMPAGWSFEEAATLPCAALTAWRGMFVETKTKPGDWVLVQGTGGVSIFALQFAKMAGARVIATSSSNEKMEKLKQLGADHVINYKDTPEWGRKAFELTGGRGVDEVVEIGGPGTMAQSINACRPGGHISLIGVLTGVSGEVPTAALFSRNITVSGITVGSRRHQEDMVEAIEASSMRPVIDSKFPLDQIAAAFAHQASQKHFGKIVLTI, via the coding sequence ATGAAAGTAGCAGCCGTCAAAAAGCCCGGCGGGCTTCAGAACCTCGTTATCGAGACGCGGGACGACCCCAAACCCAATGCTGGTGAAGTGCTGGTTCGCGTGCGCGCCAGCTCGCTCAACTATCACGATTTCGTCGTTGTGCTCGGCGGTATCCCGACACCCGATGGCCGCATCCCGATGTCGGACGGGGCAGGGGAAGTCGTCGCTGTGGGCGAAGGCGTTACCAAATGGAAAGTGGGCGACAAGGTAATCTCCCTATTCTTCCCGAGTTGGCAGTCCGGCCAGATCGAAGCGGCCGGTTTTGCCAGTGTGCCCGGCGACGGCGCGGATGGGTTCGGCGCCGAATTTGTCGCCGCGCCGGAAACGTCGTTCACCCGCATGCCGGCTGGCTGGAGCTTTGAGGAGGCCGCCACGCTTCCCTGTGCTGCGCTGACTGCCTGGCGGGGCATGTTCGTTGAAACCAAGACCAAGCCTGGCGATTGGGTGCTGGTGCAGGGCACCGGCGGGGTCTCCATCTTCGCGCTGCAATTTGCCAAGATGGCAGGCGCCCGCGTCATCGCCACATCGTCGTCGAATGAGAAGATGGAAAAACTCAAACAGCTCGGCGCCGATCACGTCATCAACTACAAAGACACGCCCGAGTGGGGCCGCAAGGCGTTCGAGCTTACAGGCGGGCGCGGCGTGGATGAGGTCGTTGAGATCGGCGGCCCCGGCACGATGGCTCAGTCGATCAATGCCTGCCGTCCGGGTGGCCATATCTCCCTGATCGGCGTTCTGACTGGCGTGTCCGGCGAGGTGCCAACTGCGGCCCTGTTCTCGCGGAACATCACGGTTTCCGGCATTACCGTCGGCTCACGCCGCCACCAGGAAGACATGGTCGAAGCCATTGAGGCCTCATCCATGCGTCCTGTGATCGACAGCAAATTCCCGCTGGACCAGATCGCCGCTGCCTTTGCCCACCAGGCCAGCCAGAAGCATTTCGGCAAGATCGTCCTGACGATCTAA
- a CDS encoding alanine/glycine:cation symporter family protein — protein MLATLYAHLEAGIQNISGFIWGGEWNGAQVLPVGPIAVVLLGTGLFFMLRLGGRPLLRFIPALVEVWKGRKGNGDPSAITPFQALSTALSGQVGTGNIVGVATALTLGGPGAIFWMWVTAIFGMALAFAESSLAIKYREIDENGRINGGPMYYIKKGLGKNWTWLAAIFCVGTLLSATATGGMIQANSLTANIHSAFSDGGIGIPLWLLGIVLAGLVFAVIVGGIKSIGRVAGSLVPAMAALYILACLIILLLNIQYIPGAFGMIFSSAFGLNQAAGGLAGYAVLSAIRFGVARGLFSNEAGQGSAPIAHAASQMKNPAKQGEIAMIGVFIDTMVLCTMTALVILTAEGSWATAEQFKQWAGETTTHVWMAEGSNPATLTNQAFTDAVPGPVGGWLVTLCLTLFAFTTIIGWSYYAEQAVTFLVGEWATKPFRYIWVVIIFIGAMAEVNIVWLFGDIANASMAFPNLIAILLLSGVVYGIHKSNGDPDTADGDSILEDLRIKETPAE, from the coding sequence ATGCTTGCGACGCTATATGCCCATCTCGAGGCTGGCATTCAGAATATCAGCGGCTTCATCTGGGGCGGAGAGTGGAACGGAGCCCAGGTTCTTCCTGTCGGTCCGATTGCCGTTGTTCTGCTTGGTACAGGCCTGTTCTTCATGTTGCGCCTGGGTGGCCGGCCACTTCTGCGGTTCATCCCGGCCCTTGTTGAGGTCTGGAAAGGCCGCAAAGGCAATGGCGATCCGAGTGCGATCACACCCTTTCAGGCTCTTTCTACGGCGCTATCGGGACAGGTAGGGACAGGCAACATTGTCGGTGTGGCCACCGCGCTCACCCTGGGCGGGCCGGGCGCAATCTTCTGGATGTGGGTGACGGCCATCTTCGGCATGGCGCTCGCCTTTGCTGAAAGCTCGCTTGCCATCAAATATCGCGAAATCGATGAGAATGGCCGCATCAATGGTGGCCCGATGTACTACATCAAGAAAGGCCTCGGAAAGAACTGGACCTGGCTGGCCGCGATCTTCTGCGTCGGGACATTGTTATCTGCAACCGCGACGGGCGGCATGATCCAGGCCAACAGCCTGACTGCGAATATTCATTCCGCGTTTTCCGATGGTGGAATTGGCATTCCGCTGTGGCTGCTGGGGATCGTTCTGGCGGGCCTTGTCTTTGCGGTGATCGTCGGAGGTATCAAATCCATCGGCCGGGTTGCGGGAAGCCTCGTTCCCGCGATGGCGGCTCTCTACATTCTCGCCTGCCTCATAATCTTGTTGCTCAATATACAATATATTCCCGGCGCGTTTGGCATGATCTTCTCTTCTGCCTTCGGCCTGAACCAGGCCGCTGGCGGACTTGCAGGCTATGCGGTGCTTTCGGCGATCCGTTTTGGTGTGGCACGCGGCCTGTTTTCCAATGAAGCAGGCCAAGGCTCCGCGCCAATCGCGCACGCCGCCTCTCAGATGAAAAATCCCGCCAAGCAGGGCGAGATCGCCATGATCGGTGTGTTCATCGACACGATGGTACTTTGCACCATGACGGCGCTCGTGATCCTCACGGCCGAAGGAAGCTGGGCAACAGCCGAGCAGTTCAAGCAATGGGCGGGTGAGACGACGACACATGTGTGGATGGCGGAAGGCAGCAACCCTGCCACGCTCACCAACCAGGCCTTTACAGATGCTGTCCCCGGGCCGGTCGGCGGCTGGCTCGTGACGCTGTGTCTGACACTGTTTGCCTTCACCACCATAATCGGATGGTCCTACTATGCCGAACAGGCAGTGACCTTCCTTGTCGGGGAATGGGCAACCAAGCCTTTCCGCTACATCTGGGTGGTAATCATCTTCATCGGCGCCATGGCCGAGGTGAACATTGTCTGGCTGTTTGGCGACATCGCCAACGCGTCGATGGCCTTCCCGAACCTGATCGCCATCCTGCTGCTGTCCGGTGTGGTCTATGGCATTCACAAATCAAACGGTGATCCTGACACGGCCGACGGCGACAGCATTCTGGAAGACTTGCGCATAAAAGAAACGCCCGCCGAATAG
- the miaB gene encoding tRNA (N6-isopentenyl adenosine(37)-C2)-methylthiotransferase MiaB yields the protein MKGLFIRTYGCQMNVYDSERIRDVLRPLGYAPVETPESADLVVVNTCHIREKATEKVYSELGQLKRMKEASGGRMTIAVAGCVAQAEGEELIRRQPAVDLVLGPQAYHKLPEMIARASRAIGDRLETEFDTVEKFDALPKTREADGPAAFVSVQEGCDKFCTFCVVPYTRGAEMSRRVDDIVFETRSLASQGVREITLLGQNVNAFHGPAPVLEGGEDWTLGQLCRHLSKIGGIERIRYTTSHPRDMDDDLIAAHGDTPAMMPFLHLPVQSGSDRILKAMNRGHTADHYRDIITRVRAARPDIAIASDFIVGFPGESDADFEATMQLVRDIGYAIAYSFKYSSRPGTPAAEMHGHLSESVKDARLQALQALLREQQTEFNASQIGKTLPVLVTGKGRNAGQMHGRSPYLQAVHFEGPDDLNGKIVDVKVIGASLNSLTGELVRVAEAAL from the coding sequence ATGAAGGGCCTGTTTATCAGGACCTATGGCTGCCAGATGAATGTTTACGATTCCGAGCGCATCCGCGATGTGCTGCGGCCGCTGGGCTATGCACCCGTGGAAACGCCGGAATCAGCCGACCTTGTCGTGGTCAACACCTGCCACATCCGCGAGAAAGCAACCGAGAAGGTCTACTCCGAACTCGGCCAGCTCAAACGGATGAAAGAAGCTTCCGGCGGGCGGATGACGATCGCGGTCGCCGGCTGCGTCGCCCAGGCTGAAGGGGAGGAACTCATCCGCCGTCAGCCCGCGGTCGATCTGGTGCTTGGCCCGCAGGCCTATCACAAGCTGCCCGAGATGATCGCCCGCGCCAGCCGCGCCATCGGCGACCGGCTGGAAACCGAATTTGATACCGTCGAGAAATTCGACGCCTTGCCCAAGACCCGCGAAGCCGATGGTCCGGCCGCTTTTGTTTCGGTGCAGGAAGGGTGTGACAAGTTCTGCACCTTCTGTGTCGTGCCCTATACGCGCGGCGCTGAGATGTCCCGCCGCGTGGACGACATTGTGTTCGAGACCCGCAGTCTGGCCAGCCAGGGCGTGCGCGAGATCACTTTGCTGGGTCAGAACGTAAATGCGTTTCACGGTCCTGCGCCTGTCCTGGAGGGCGGGGAAGATTGGACGCTTGGCCAACTTTGTCGCCATTTGTCCAAAATTGGCGGCATTGAGCGCATCCGGTACACGACCAGTCATCCCCGCGACATGGATGACGATCTGATTGCCGCGCATGGCGACACGCCGGCCATGATGCCGTTCCTGCACTTGCCGGTACAATCCGGGTCTGACCGCATTCTCAAGGCCATGAACCGCGGCCATACGGCCGATCACTACAGGGACATCATCACGCGGGTACGCGCCGCGCGGCCAGACATTGCCATCGCCTCTGATTTCATCGTCGGCTTTCCGGGCGAGAGTGACGCAGATTTTGAGGCGACGATGCAGCTCGTCCGCGACATCGGCTATGCCATTGCCTACTCGTTCAAATACTCCTCTCGCCCCGGCACGCCGGCGGCGGAAATGCACGGACATCTGTCCGAATCCGTAAAGGATGCGCGTCTTCAGGCGCTTCAGGCTTTGCTGCGCGAACAGCAGACAGAGTTCAACGCCTCCCAGATCGGCAAAACCCTGCCCGTCCTCGTCACTGGCAAGGGCCGGAACGCGGGCCAGATGCATGGCCGTTCGCCCTATCTGCAGGCGGTACACTTCGAAGGACCAGACGACCTGAACGGCAAGATTGTAGACGTGAAAGTCATCGGCGCGAGCCTCAATTCTCTGACGGGTGAGCTGGTGCGTGTGGCTGAGGCCGCTCTGTGA
- a CDS encoding PhoH family protein, whose translation MVSRLYEVRDAERLRDLCGPHHRHLTLLETRLKTYGLQAESQGGGIRLSGTQEGVSIAEAALADFERRLRGGGEPSEMELDGALQAAQSPSQSFTGLRGLKKSVTAMTRGQAKYLDILANPDNALVFGVGPAGTGKTFLAVATGVAELNAGIRQRLIVTRPAVEAGEKLGFLPGTLEEKVDPYMLPIWDSLRELMGQEQMERRMARGEIEVAPIAFMRGRTLKNAFVIVDEAQNTTAAQMKMVLTRLGRDSRMVVTGDPDQVDLPGNQESGLKQGLRILKDVEGISVHRLTAADVVRHGLVSRIIDAYAASGES comes from the coding sequence ATGGTCAGCCGCCTCTATGAGGTGCGCGATGCCGAACGTCTGCGCGATCTGTGCGGGCCGCATCACCGCCATCTGACCTTGCTCGAAACGCGCCTCAAGACCTACGGCCTTCAGGCCGAGAGTCAGGGCGGGGGCATCCGGTTAAGTGGCACGCAGGAGGGGGTTTCCATCGCGGAGGCCGCTCTTGCTGATTTCGAGCGGCGGTTGCGCGGCGGCGGAGAGCCGAGCGAAATGGAACTGGATGGCGCGCTGCAGGCGGCGCAATCGCCTTCGCAATCCTTCACTGGCCTTCGCGGCCTGAAAAAATCCGTTACCGCCATGACGCGCGGTCAGGCGAAGTATCTCGATATTCTTGCCAATCCGGACAATGCGCTGGTCTTTGGGGTTGGCCCGGCAGGCACGGGCAAGACCTTTCTGGCGGTCGCGACCGGTGTTGCCGAACTCAACGCAGGTATTCGCCAGAGACTGATCGTGACGCGTCCTGCGGTTGAGGCGGGCGAGAAGCTCGGCTTCCTTCCCGGTACGTTGGAAGAAAAGGTCGATCCTTACATGCTGCCCATTTGGGATTCGCTGCGCGAGTTGATGGGGCAGGAGCAGATGGAGCGCCGCATGGCGCGCGGTGAGATCGAGGTCGCCCCCATCGCCTTCATGCGCGGGCGCACCCTCAAGAACGCCTTTGTGATTGTGGACGAGGCGCAGAACACGACCGCTGCCCAGATGAAAATGGTGCTGACACGCCTTGGCCGCGATAGCCGTATGGTGGTTACAGGCGATCCGGATCAGGTGGACTTGCCTGGAAATCAGGAATCCGGCCTCAAGCAGGGCTTGCGCATCCTCAAGGACGTTGAGGGGATCTCCGTTCACAGGCTGACGGCCGCCGATGTTGTGCGTCACGGCCTCGTCAGCCGCATCATTGATGCCTATGCGGCATCGGGGGAGAGCTGA
- the ybeY gene encoding rRNA maturation RNase YbeY — translation MISFDLIVEDDSWAALGDLEALCRKAFDAAEYVAPVEEGNIALLLADNHVLHQLNLDFRSKDKPTDVLSFPSLPMDRPFLGDIAVAWGVSASDAKIQGKPLDAHLVHLLIHGYLHLLGFDHETDDEAAEMEALEIKALASLDIANPYRND, via the coding sequence ATGATTAGTTTCGACCTCATCGTCGAGGATGACAGTTGGGCGGCGCTCGGAGACCTCGAAGCCCTTTGCCGGAAAGCCTTTGATGCTGCTGAATATGTTGCGCCGGTAGAAGAGGGCAATATTGCCCTGTTGCTCGCCGATAATCACGTCCTGCACCAGCTCAACCTGGATTTCCGCAGCAAGGACAAGCCGACGGATGTGCTGTCTTTTCCCTCGCTTCCGATGGACCGGCCGTTTCTCGGGGACATTGCTGTCGCTTGGGGTGTGTCTGCATCCGACGCAAAAATCCAGGGGAAGCCCCTCGACGCCCACCTTGTTCATCTGCTGATTCATGGCTACCTGCACCTGCTCGGATTCGATCATGAGACGGACGATGAGGCTGCAGAAATGGAAGCGCTGGAGATAAAGGCGCTTGCTTCCCTCGATATTGCTAATCCATACCGGAATGACTGA
- a CDS encoding CBS domain-containing protein → MSDSDPSDAGPSGRLRSLFGFRKKTPEPATAASRDLDPAGAPQVMRLRLAEFEELRVDDVMVPRADIKAVEAGTGIQELLEFFAEVTHSRLPVFRESLDDPIGFVHIKDLVTELAKGGTPPRRPLESLHREVLYVPPSMKLTDLLVKMQATRIHLALVVDEYGGTDGLITLEDLVEVIVGDIEDEHDDEEAMFVRRSARVWEADARTEIEDFQEEAGVDLSLDDLDADIDTLGGVAFALAGKVPVRGEVLRHPGGTEIEIVDADSRRVRRLRLRLPEPPPQPAAEE, encoded by the coding sequence ATGAGCGACTCAGACCCCTCCGACGCCGGCCCGTCCGGCCGATTGCGAAGCCTCTTCGGGTTCCGCAAGAAAACGCCCGAGCCTGCGACGGCTGCCAGCAGGGACTTGGACCCTGCCGGTGCGCCGCAGGTAATGCGGCTGCGTCTTGCCGAGTTTGAAGAGTTGCGGGTCGATGATGTCATGGTGCCCCGCGCCGACATAAAAGCGGTCGAAGCAGGCACCGGAATTCAGGAGCTTCTGGAGTTCTTTGCCGAAGTCACGCATTCCCGCCTTCCTGTATTCCGGGAGTCGCTGGATGATCCGATCGGTTTCGTTCACATCAAGGATCTTGTCACGGAGCTGGCAAAGGGCGGGACGCCGCCGCGCCGCCCGCTCGAGAGTCTGCATCGCGAAGTGCTCTACGTTCCCCCGTCCATGAAGTTGACGGACCTGCTGGTGAAGATGCAGGCGACGCGTATTCATCTGGCGCTGGTCGTGGACGAATATGGCGGCACAGACGGCCTGATCACGCTGGAAGATCTCGTGGAAGTCATCGTGGGCGACATCGAGGACGAACACGATGATGAAGAAGCTATGTTCGTTCGGCGAAGCGCGCGTGTCTGGGAAGCCGATGCACGCACGGAAATCGAGGACTTCCAGGAAGAGGCCGGTGTTGATCTTAGCCTGGATGATCTGGATGCAGACATTGATACGCTGGGCGGCGTCGCCTTCGCGCTTGCCGGCAAGGTACCGGTTCGCGGGGAAGTGCTACGGCATCCCGGCGGCACTGAGATTGAAATTGTGGATGCAGACTCGCGGCGGGTTCGCCGTTTGCGTCTGCGTCTGCCAGAGCCACCCCCACAGCCTGCCGCTGAGGAGTAG
- the lnt gene encoding apolipoprotein N-acyltransferase: MSKAVRSHGFTALGPLHEAFARLSGVPALAAAFALGALSAVAFAPFHFSAVLVISFTGLVWMIDGARSQARWGRAVFLRGWAFGTGFFLVSLHWTAMPFLVDPARTIWFIWMPLVLLPAGMAIIWGVFTAMAGAFWSASPSRVFIFSLFFALAEFVRGHLFGGFPWNLPGTTWMPGGALSQAASLGGVYWLTLVTVFVMASPAALVDTREGRGIPIRVAPALVSVVALALGWAWGANRTEATSPLTDQSVVVMDAGVPQDKWDTLGPDPVLYEYLRMLTYPDSRPGDIVVWPEAAIPAYLLQDANALDAIAAYIGQRKLIAGTTRYELTTNDSRIYYNSLAVMDETVNQTGPLALYDKHRLVPFGELAAINFIPYGPQLSSLLPPTVQRLAADGFRPGAGATAIDTGGLPAFVALICYEGLFPEITRGVNVTDRAQWMVMISNDAWFGRGLGPAQHYAQNRYRAIETGLPLVRAANRGTSGIIDGYGREIMRTIPAETAPEGWSTSYGRARLPVPADVTMFQSRIGAALFWISLCVFAVLAFLTWRR, encoded by the coding sequence ATGAGCAAAGCTGTGCGCAGCCACGGGTTCACTGCGCTTGGACCTTTGCATGAGGCTTTTGCCCGCCTGTCTGGTGTGCCCGCGCTTGCCGCAGCCTTTGCTTTGGGCGCTTTGTCGGCGGTCGCCTTTGCGCCGTTTCATTTCAGCGCTGTGCTGGTGATTTCATTCACCGGCCTTGTCTGGATGATTGATGGCGCGCGGTCGCAGGCCAGATGGGGCAGGGCGGTGTTTCTGCGTGGGTGGGCCTTCGGCACAGGCTTTTTCCTGGTCAGCCTGCATTGGACCGCGATGCCGTTCCTTGTCGATCCGGCCAGAACAATCTGGTTCATCTGGATGCCCCTTGTTCTGCTTCCGGCGGGGATGGCGATCATCTGGGGTGTATTCACCGCCATGGCGGGCGCTTTCTGGTCTGCATCTCCGTCGCGCGTATTTATCTTCTCCCTGTTCTTTGCACTGGCAGAGTTTGTGCGCGGCCACCTCTTCGGCGGGTTTCCCTGGAACCTTCCGGGTACGACCTGGATGCCCGGCGGCGCCTTGTCTCAGGCGGCGTCCCTGGGGGGCGTTTACTGGCTGACACTGGTGACGGTGTTTGTCATGGCCTCTCCTGCCGCGCTGGTAGATACGCGCGAAGGGCGCGGCATACCGATCAGGGTCGCGCCGGCGCTTGTGTCGGTGGTGGCGCTTGCGCTCGGTTGGGCATGGGGCGCAAACCGCACGGAAGCGACATCACCGCTTACCGATCAGTCCGTCGTCGTGATGGATGCCGGCGTTCCCCAGGATAAATGGGATACGCTCGGACCCGATCCTGTACTCTACGAATATCTTCGGATGCTCACCTATCCCGATAGCCGGCCGGGCGACATCGTCGTGTGGCCCGAAGCGGCTATACCCGCCTACTTGCTGCAGGATGCAAATGCCCTTGATGCGATCGCCGCCTATATCGGCCAGCGAAAGCTGATCGCCGGCACGACCCGCTATGAGCTCACCACCAATGACAGCCGCATTTATTATAACAGCCTCGCGGTCATGGATGAGACGGTGAATCAAACCGGTCCTCTTGCGCTCTACGACAAGCACCGGCTGGTGCCGTTTGGAGAACTCGCCGCGATCAACTTCATTCCTTATGGCCCTCAGTTGAGCAGCCTTTTGCCTCCGACGGTTCAGCGGCTTGCCGCGGATGGGTTCCGTCCCGGCGCGGGCGCAACCGCGATCGACACTGGCGGGCTTCCAGCGTTCGTGGCGCTGATCTGTTATGAAGGGCTTTTCCCGGAGATAACGCGCGGCGTGAACGTCACGGACCGGGCGCAATGGATGGTCATGATTTCAAATGACGCCTGGTTCGGCCGGGGTTTGGGGCCGGCTCAGCATTACGCTCAGAACCGCTACCGCGCGATCGAGACAGGCCTGCCGCTCGTTCGGGCGGCCAATCGTGGAACGTCCGGCATTATCGACGGCTACGGCCGTGAAATCATGCGTACCATACCGGCTGAAACGGCGCCTGAAGGATGGTCGACGTCTTACGGCCGGGCGCGGTTGCCGGTTCCGGCTGACGTTACAATGTTCCAGAGCCGGATCGGGGCGGCGCTTTTCTGGATATCGCTCTGTGTCTTCGCGGTGCTGGCCTTTCTGACGTGGAGGCGATAA
- a CDS encoding helix-turn-helix domain-containing protein, translating to MSESKLPSDIDRVVGQNIHRQRRKLKLTQEKLGELLGLTFQQVQKYEKGVNRVSAGRLYEIAGVLEVPVEFFFDGADTVVSNGVAELAEDLDDTQLAVLSDEVLQLIEAFQKIEDAALRGSLLATVRAAASAFDTRANSDRSRDD from the coding sequence ATGTCAGAAAGCAAACTGCCGAGCGATATCGACCGGGTCGTGGGGCAAAACATCCATCGCCAGCGGCGGAAGCTGAAGCTCACCCAGGAGAAGCTGGGAGAGTTGCTAGGTTTGACGTTCCAGCAGGTCCAGAAGTACGAAAAAGGCGTGAACCGCGTCTCCGCAGGCCGGCTTTACGAGATTGCCGGTGTCCTTGAGGTGCCGGTCGAGTTCTTCTTTGATGGCGCAGATACTGTTGTCTCAAATGGAGTTGCCGAGCTAGCGGAAGATCTTGATGACACCCAGCTGGCGGTACTCTCCGACGAAGTTCTACAATTGATAGAGGCGTTTCAGAAAATTGAGGACGCTGCCCTGCGCGGCTCCCTGCTGGCGACTGTGCGTGCGGCGGCCTCAGCATTTGACACCCGCGCCAATTCCGACCGGAGCCGGGATGACTGA
- the trmB gene encoding tRNA (guanosine(46)-N7)-methyltransferase TrmB: MTDTRDSEFRDRPLRSFGRTGGRPLSPRQKTLMAEKLDTYRIAEGDGPLDLCAMFPGKEAFWLEIGFGGAEHMIAQAAQNPDVGIIGCEPFLEGIAKALGGIEETDLNNVRVWPDDARPLIARMPDQCLDRAFVLFPDPWPKRRQHKRRLVQADFLSILHPKMKPGARLRFATDVKSYADEALLTFVSDGRFEWLAASPDDWRCPPQDHVTTRYESKRLGDCKPVWFDFRIR, translated from the coding sequence ATGACTGACACCAGAGATTCAGAGTTCCGGGATCGCCCATTGCGCAGCTTTGGCCGGACAGGCGGGCGCCCCCTGTCGCCGCGTCAGAAAACCCTGATGGCGGAGAAGCTGGATACCTACCGTATTGCTGAGGGCGACGGGCCCTTAGATCTGTGCGCAATGTTTCCCGGAAAAGAGGCTTTCTGGTTGGAAATCGGCTTCGGCGGCGCTGAACATATGATCGCTCAGGCGGCGCAGAATCCAGATGTCGGCATCATTGGCTGCGAGCCCTTTCTGGAAGGGATCGCCAAGGCTCTGGGGGGGATCGAAGAGACGGACCTGAATAATGTCCGCGTCTGGCCAGACGATGCCCGGCCGCTGATCGCCCGCATGCCGGACCAGTGCCTCGATCGCGCCTTCGTCCTTTTCCCGGACCCATGGCCCAAGCGCCGGCAGCACAAGCGCCGCCTTGTGCAGGCAGACTTTCTGTCCATTCTGCATCCAAAAATGAAACCCGGAGCGCGCCTGCGCTTTGCAACCGACGTCAAAAGCTATGCCGACGAGGCGCTGCTGACGTTCGTATCCGACGGCCGGTTTGAATGGCTGGCCGCTTCGCCGGATGATTGGCGCTGCCCGCCGCAGGATCATGTGACCACCCGCTACGAGTCCAAGCGGCTTGGCGACTGCAAACCGGTATGGTTTGACTTCCGGATACGTTGA
- a CDS encoding cold-shock protein, with amino-acid sequence MATGKVKWFNDQKGFGFIKPDDGGADIFVHISAVERSGLKTLAENQSISYELYKDERRGKTSAVDLKVL; translated from the coding sequence ATGGCAACCGGCAAAGTTAAGTGGTTCAATGATCAGAAGGGCTTTGGTTTCATCAAGCCTGACGATGGCGGCGCAGACATTTTCGTCCACATTTCTGCTGTTGAGCGTTCGGGCCTCAAGACCCTCGCTGAGAACCAGTCTATCTCCTATGAGCTCTATAAAGACGAGCGCCGCGGCAAGACCTCGGCTGTGGACCTCAAAGTCCTCTAA
- the rimP gene encoding ribosome maturation factor RimP, translated as MIVLTEQERRLLSLVQPVAEGLGMEIVRLRVQGGRRPHLQIMAERAGGAPTGIEDCARLSRGMSPVLEAADPISEAYTLEVSTPGIDRPLTRPGDFARWIGHAVRIELARPIDGRRRFTGTITGEDNDGAHIELDDETKLVAAVHEMSRASLVLTDELIEAARVAGNLPPQPEDDEDMLADFEIDESEDEEDPETGDVQ; from the coding sequence ATGATCGTTCTGACTGAACAGGAACGCCGCCTTCTCTCCCTGGTCCAGCCGGTGGCTGAGGGCCTCGGCATGGAAATCGTGCGTCTGCGCGTTCAGGGCGGGCGCCGCCCGCATCTGCAGATCATGGCCGAGCGGGCAGGGGGTGCGCCAACCGGTATCGAAGATTGCGCGCGTCTCTCGCGTGGCATGTCCCCGGTCCTTGAAGCAGCTGACCCCATTTCTGAGGCTTACACACTCGAAGTGTCGACGCCTGGAATTGACCGCCCGCTGACCCGGCCGGGAGATTTTGCCCGGTGGATCGGCCATGCTGTGCGGATTGAGCTCGCGCGCCCCATTGATGGCCGGCGCCGTTTTACGGGCACGATCACGGGCGAAGACAATGATGGCGCTCATATCGAGCTCGACGATGAGACAAAGCTTGTCGCGGCTGTCCATGAGATGAGCCGGGCCAGCCTTGTGCTGACGGATGAACTGATTGAAGCGGCGCGGGTGGCCGGAAATCTGCCCCCGCAGCCGGAAGACGACGAAGACATGCTCGCCGATTTTGAAATCGACGAGTCCGAAGACGAAGAAGACCCAGAGACAGGAGATGTCCAATGA